TTTTGTCCAGTCGAAAGTTGCACCTCATGGCTTTGCAATAACTTAGACTCTATTTGCAATAAATCTGTCCATTTTTCTAGCCGCTGGGCGATCGCCTCTTTGCTAAAATCCCGCAACCTCAAGGGATAGGCGATCGCATCCCGACCACTCATCCCTAGTAAGCTGGTTTGTTGCGGCAGCAGCATGATTTGACCACGCAGATCGCTAACGGCAATTTTGGCTAAATCTTGCCCTTGATAATAAATTTTGCCGTTGGTGGGTTCGATCAAGCGGTTCAACAGTCTTAACAGCGTAGACTTGCCCACTCCCATGCAACCGACGATCGCGGTTTGGCTCCCGGCTGGGATGCTTAAATCAACATCCCTCAGAATAGCCTGCTGCCGCATCTGGTAACTAACCTGCCGCAGTTCAAGGGCAATGGGCTCACGATCGCTAATCATTAAATTTCTGATCACAATCCTTACTTCTTAGCACCTTTGAGCCATTAAGCCACTAATTAGAGCTTGACCGACTCTGCCTGAATCAAGCTGGAGTTGCGAGGCGATCATTAACCACCTGGGCAAACCGCCTTTACAAATTCATGATTAACCACGCCAAAGGAAGGGCGTTGATCATTAAAGCTAAAACTATTTGCAGAGACAATTTCACCGCTGTGGCTGTAGTTAATAATTTCATAGATTTTGACGATCCTCGCGCCACAATCCACCGCCGTATAGGCATTAGCCACGGCGATCCTTTTGCTGTCTGGTGGCAACACCACATAGGACCAGAACCGGACAAAGGGATTTTGGGTAATGATCGTACTGGGATCGATGTAAAACTCGTAGCCCTCTAGCTTGGTGACTAGTTGAAAATTAAGTACGGCCTGTTCTGCTTGTTGAATCGAAAGCGGTGCATCCGACTGGCTCGAATCGGGTTGCGGGACTTTACGAATTTGCCCCTCTAGTTTGCCCTGCTTGGGTTGGGGCGATCGCTGGGTTTGGGCAATTGCCGCTGCTGGTGCATTGAGGATGGCGATCGTACTAGCCAGCAACCAAAAGAGAATATATTTCATCTTTTTTATTTAGTTTAACCTCGATCGCTGAACTGACAAATGGAGCAATTTGGCCAGCTTCAGCATCCCAACCAATAAAAAAAATAAAAAGCCCAGAGGGATACTGGGCAGAAAAGTTTATCTAGCTCACCAAGGCAGGCTATTGCGCTTGACGATGGGCTAATTCTTCCACCAATGGCCAGATTACGCTACCAGAAAAAGTCGGTAGTTTGGGTCGGGCAATGCCCAGAAAATGGCCAGAAAATGCCTAGAGAATGCCTAGAAAATGTCAGAAAAGGTCGGGTTCGGCTTGGTGCTAGCTAGCCCATAAAGCCAACTAGAATTACCGATTATTGCCCAAATAATGGCGATCGCGGTTAATACCTTGCCCGCATCGGGCGCTTTGTTTGGTTTTTTCATTTTTAAATGCCAAATTTAAATATCAGCTAAATTAATTGGAGCCAAGCTCTAAATATTTTTGATTACATCGTCACATTACATTATTGTTGTGAAACCGCTATTTACTGCCATAGTTAAGCCGCTTTAAATTATTTAATAAAGCAGTAGGAAACCCTTTTGATCGGTATGGCGATCGCCTCAATCTGCATATTTGCCATATATTAAAGTCTCTGAACCCGTTGATCGGTTGCTGCGTCTAAAAAAAATGCCCACTGAGCCAAAGGTTAGCCAATCCTAGATCCCAAAGATTCCAACCATGGCAGGTATAGGCTAAATTGAGGTGACCTAGTATAATTATGGCTCGCACAGTGCGTTTTAATACTCAACATACTCAACCTGCATTATATTTTT
The sequence above is a segment of the Pseudanabaena sp. PCC 7367 genome. Coding sequences within it:
- a CDS encoding surface-adhesin E family protein, which gives rise to MKYILFWLLASTIAILNAPAAAIAQTQRSPQPKQGKLEGQIRKVPQPDSSQSDAPLSIQQAEQAVLNFQLVTKLEGYEFYIDPSTIITQNPFVRFWSYVVLPPDSKRIAVANAYTAVDCGARIVKIYEIINYSHSGEIVSANSFSFNDQRPSFGVVNHEFVKAVCPGG